The following is a genomic window from Pedobacter sp. KBS0701.
GATACCGGAAAAGGGATTATTTGGGATGTTGATTCAGATGAAAATACACTAGAATATAGAACAGACGCTTATGTGCCTGTTATTGCATTGGAACGGCTCTGTAACCTTTATCCTGATTTAAAGTTGAAAAAAATATACGTTCAGCTTGCGCCTACAACAATTATTGATATAGCAGGCCTTTCTGAATGGATTAACGAATGGTGCAGTTGTGTAAAAGCCTTAAATAACGAAAATATTAAGCTGGTATATACCGAGCACCATACACACCGCACATTAAAAAAATTAAAACAGGGAACCGAATTCAGGGTCAATATTGATGTAAGCCAGTTGATGCAAAATGCTGCCGCGCATACCAACCGCGAAAAGAACGATCCTGAAGCCGATTACCAGCAACAAATATTAACGGCCAGTAATTATTTAAGTAAAGGTAAACACGAACAGGCAAATGCAGTTTTGGAACGTGCAATTGTAATTGCTCAAAAACAAGGTTTACATGAGGCCGTGGTTGCCGCAAGGATCATGCTGGCGCAGAGCTTAGCCGTAAAAAGCAAAAAGGCAGAAGCACGGCAACAATACGAACTGGCTTTGGCCCGCGTTGGAGAAAGTTCGCTGTTAAGTGCACATATCCACATGAGTTATGGTAGTTTCCTTTTGGCACATTCGGGTAAGAAAGAAGCCAAAAGGTATTTTGAAAAGGCGATTAAAATTGCAGAATTTATTGAGAACGATTTTATTGCCATGGAATGTACCCGCTTGTTGGGCCAGCTTTCTGAAAGTAAAATAACTGGTTCTGCCAAAGCAATGGCTTATTATCTGAAATGCATTGAAATTGCAAAGAAAATGCCGATTGAAAAAAGGCGACAAAGTTCGATGGCTTATACCGCATCGATCATGTTAAAAAAATATGGTGAAGAAAGTCCCGAAGGGAAAAAATTAGATCTGGAGATGCAGCAGGATTATGGAGAAGATTGGAAATCAATGGCAGAAGTGCCTGCTAACCATGCCAATCCATTATCGTAAGGATGATTGGTGATGCATCACCCTAAATAAAATGCAGATGAAAAAGATTAAAGCGAGTAAACCGAATATGTCTACCGATAGGTCAGTAAGCCTATCTGCAAGCTTAACCAAAGCCGAACCCAAAGCGGTAGGCGGTGGCGGTGGTGTTGCACCAGGAAGTAATCCACCTGCATCCAAAAGCCCTTTAAAGCTTTTAAAAGCCAAAAAACCTGCAATGGCCAATACGGCGGTGCAGCATGTAAGCAAGCATTTCGATGTGGTGCTAGCTATCGATTTTCACTGGACAACCATTCCGATTCCACCTTCATTCGGTTTTATTCCACTGCCTTTACCACATCCTTTTATCGGGATGGTTTTCGATCCGATGGATTACCTGCATTTCAGCATTCCTATCCCGAAATTTGCACAGGGGTTAATTGGTACGGCCAGTATCCCAATGGGTGGGTCGATCTATGTGCATGGCAGGCATAAAGCAACCACAACTACCAGTGTAATGGGGGTTTTGCTTCCTTTCAGGCACATTAGTTCTATACCGGTTTATTTTATTGTAAACATACCCGGTTCACCACACGAAGGTGAAGTATATTGGGGATCAACCACGGTAAAAGGGCAGGGATCAGAAATGAGCGGATCTAATCCGGGCCAGGTTCTTACCTGCTGGTGCCCACCCATGGGTTTAAAACCGCTACCAACTGTACCAGGTAAATTAAAGAAAAATCCATTGGCTTATTTTGCTTTTTACAGCGATTTATTAAGCATGTACGTGCAGATTAATACCGGCAAACCCGTATTGGTTGGAGGTACATTTGCACCACATAATTATACACTGAAAGAGTATTTAATGCGTTTTGCAGCCATTGGCATCATGAGGGGGCTAACCAAATTGGGGGGAGCTTTAGCTAAAGGGGCACTTAAAGGGGTTAATAAGGTATTACGTGGACTTTTTAAAAACAACCCGATATCTAAAAAGCTTTGTCATTGGGGCTTGGAACCTGTTAATTTTGTTACCGGAGCCATGTTCTTCGAGTGGACCGATTTCGAATTGCCCGGTGGCCAAACACTGGCCTGGAACAATGTATGGCGTAGTGATAAACCTTATGCGGGCATGCTGGGCAACCAGGTATACAGTAATT
Proteins encoded in this region:
- a CDS encoding lipopolysaccharide assembly protein LapB, with protein sequence MNPVQLELFKIDKQWQQVVRKYPLETLFLCLGERHEVNLFEAYFKYQLTEESRTDDMFLLHYQVFQSKNDYGESLVKEWKEIFDLWQKDTGKGIIWDVDSDENTLEYRTDAYVPVIALERLCNLYPDLKLKKIYVQLAPTTIIDIAGLSEWINEWCSCVKALNNENIKLVYTEHHTHRTLKKLKQGTEFRVNIDVSQLMQNAAAHTNREKNDPEADYQQQILTASNYLSKGKHEQANAVLERAIVIAQKQGLHEAVVAARIMLAQSLAVKSKKAEARQQYELALARVGESSLLSAHIHMSYGSFLLAHSGKKEAKRYFEKAIKIAEFIENDFIAMECTRLLGQLSESKITGSAKAMAYYLKCIEIAKKMPIEKRRQSSMAYTASIMLKKYGEESPEGKKLDLEMQQDYGEDWKSMAEVPANHANPLS